In a genomic window of Dyadobacter fermentans DSM 18053:
- a CDS encoding DNA-directed RNA polymerase subunit omega: MATNPSIITRDTDKIAAVTGNLYESVSVISKRARQISSKMKEELNNKLAEFASGVDNLEEVFENREQIEISKFYERMPKAGSIAIDEFIEGKTYHSYRDASEE, encoded by the coding sequence ATGGCAACGAATCCATCGATCATTACCCGTGATACAGACAAGATAGCGGCGGTAACAGGTAACCTGTATGAATCCGTATCTGTCATTTCCAAAAGGGCACGCCAGATTTCCAGCAAAATGAAGGAAGAGCTGAACAACAAACTGGCCGAGTTTGCTTCCGGAGTGGACAACCTTGAAGAAGTGTTCGAAAACAGAGAGCAAATCGAAATTTCGAAGTTTTACGAGCGTATGCCAAAGGCTGGAAGCATTGCGATCGATGAATTTATCGAGGGCAAAACGTACCACAGCTACCGCGACGCCAGCGAAGAATAA
- a CDS encoding outer membrane protein assembly factor BamD, with the protein MRKNSPASYFLLFIAILVVTSCSKFSKLQKTGTDQQKYDAAMAYYKKADYYRAGLLFEELIPLLKGSTESELAQFYYAYTQYHQGQYNTSQFLFKKFYDTYARSDYAQEALYMHAFSLYKDSSPYNLDQSSTFTAISAMQDFINAYPDSPFREECTRYILELRSKLEKKAYERARLYHKISDFNPMSLKSAVISIENFRKDFPDSQYNEELAFLKVESQYNLASNSFIDKQKERYQEVVKFYQELVDKYPTGKYNRDAERMYDESQKQIEVIAKAEAERQKLKESQPDPATKPAKVTTPAVTEPNGQ; encoded by the coding sequence ATGCGAAAAAACAGTCCGGCAAGCTATTTCTTGCTATTCATTGCAATCCTTGTTGTTACTTCCTGCAGTAAGTTCTCCAAGTTACAGAAGACAGGTACGGATCAGCAGAAATACGATGCTGCTATGGCCTATTATAAGAAGGCGGACTATTACCGCGCGGGACTGCTTTTTGAGGAATTGATTCCCCTGCTCAAGGGCAGCACCGAGTCGGAGCTGGCGCAGTTCTATTACGCTTACACCCAGTACCATCAGGGCCAGTACAATACCAGCCAGTTTCTTTTCAAGAAATTTTACGACACTTACGCACGCAGCGATTACGCTCAGGAAGCATTATATATGCATGCATTTTCGCTGTATAAGGATTCGTCGCCGTATAATCTTGACCAGTCGAGCACTTTCACAGCCATTTCGGCCATGCAGGATTTTATCAATGCATATCCTGACAGCCCGTTCCGCGAAGAATGTACTCGTTACATCCTCGAACTGCGCTCGAAACTGGAAAAGAAGGCCTATGAACGTGCGAGGCTGTACCACAAGATCAGCGATTTTAACCCGATGTCACTTAAATCGGCCGTTATTTCGATCGAGAATTTCCGGAAAGATTTCCCTGATTCCCAATACAATGAAGAACTTGCATTCCTGAAAGTGGAATCGCAGTACAACCTGGCTTCCAACAGCTTCATCGACAAACAAAAAGAGCGGTACCAGGAAGTAGTAAAATTTTACCAGGAGCTTGTGGACAAATATCCAACCGGCAAATACAACCGCGACGCTGAAAGAATGTACGACGAGAGCCAGAAACAGATCGAGGTAATCGCCAAGGCCGAAGCGGAAAGACAGAAATTGAAAGAATCACAACCCGACCCTGCCACCAAACCGGCGAAGGTTACCACCCCGGCGGTCACCGAACCCAATGGCCAATAG
- a CDS encoding T9SS type A sorting domain-containing protein yields the protein MKRTIRLLYIILALALSFQGLQAQSVSGGSRLNMVGKKKAPAAQNIKFSNFSGRVSYKPLTLQNPKALNRFYTSFLFASGNPADNNTLAAEVAEKGSERKSPALEAQMRAEELLFVNDKISVSNVYPNPASEYAELDFTISTGLRDAKLTFYNVLGSQVLQEFTLNRNDRKLRVNTKDLPTGLYFYQLSVDGKKVATKKMLVRHQQ from the coding sequence ATGAAAAGAACTATACGTCTTCTATATATAATTTTAGCCCTGGCCCTGAGTTTTCAAGGGTTACAGGCCCAAAGCGTCTCAGGGGGAAGCCGCCTGAACATGGTTGGCAAGAAGAAAGCCCCCGCCGCTCAGAACATTAAATTTTCGAACTTTTCAGGTCGTGTCAGTTACAAGCCACTGACTTTGCAAAATCCAAAAGCGCTGAATAGATTCTACACTTCGTTTCTTTTTGCATCCGGCAATCCGGCCGATAATAACACACTCGCGGCAGAAGTAGCCGAAAAAGGCAGTGAAAGGAAGTCTCCGGCACTGGAGGCCCAGATGAGAGCGGAAGAATTGTTGTTCGTGAATGACAAAATTTCAGTTTCGAACGTCTACCCTAATCCCGCCAGCGAGTACGCAGAACTGGATTTTACTATTTCAACCGGCCTGCGCGACGCGAAGCTGACGTTCTACAATGTGTTAGGCTCACAGGTTTTGCAGGAATTTACGCTGAACAGAAATGACCGTAAGCTGCGCGTGAACACCAAAGACTTGCCTACCGGGCTTTATTTCTATCAGTTGTCCGTCGACGGCAAAAAGGTTGCAACCAAAAAAATGCTCGTTCGCCATCAGCAATAG